The genomic window TTTCATAAATTGCTTATTTGTATTAATAATTTTTGATTAGGGGATCAGAAATACAGATTTTTGGGAGAAAAAAGAGTATGTTTTGCACTTTTTTAGAGTTTGATTATGCTTAAAACTTTTGTTTTAAAAGGGTTTTGATTTATTCAGCAAACCCTACTTAAAACACTAAAAAATATTACTCCCCTCTCCTGCGGGAGAGGGGTTGGGGGTGAGGGCAAACCATTTTGAGATCTATTATCCCTAAAAAAACAACTTCGAGCGCTTGGCAGATAAATTTTGCGGATTAATTTTTGTCACCATCTCATCAAAAGCGGTGCGAGAAAACTTTTTGCCAAAACTATCTACTTGATACACTATCTGCTCATTTAATTCTAAAGCAGTTAATTTTCCCTGCCCATGATGATAAGCGCCCGTATCAATACCAATCCATCCTTCTCCACTTACCAACTTACCCGGCTTAACACCCGGAAAAGTAAACGTGATAGTATGACCAATTACAATAATCTTATCCTGAAAATAAGGCTTAGGGATACCATGAAAATCACCCCTAATCCAACAAAACTGATCCGAAGTTTGTTTCTGATAAGGCATTAAAGGGTCTAATCCAGCATGAACTAACCAATAATCTCCCAAGTCCAAATATAACGGCAAAGAACGCATCCAGTCAAGATGTTCGGGGGGAATTTTATTACGATAACTAGCAATGGTAGGATAACCACCATTATGTAGCCAAGATTGGAAGGCGCTATGGTTTAAACCATTTTCAGTAAAGGATTCCAGTAACATCACCTCATGATTACCCAACAGACAGGGATAGTTATTTTCCATCACAAAACTCACTACTTGGGCGCTTTGATTTCCCCTATCAATTAAGTCACCGAGAAAATAAATTTCATCCTCTGAACTAGGTGCGATACCATCTAACAAGCCAGATAAGGCATCATAATGACCATGAATATCACCGATAACATATCTTTTTTGAGTTTTTTCTGTCATCCTTTACGTTCCACTGCAATCAAAACTTACTTTTATCTTATCTCAAAAATCAATAGAATAAATAATTTCTATATCTCTTTTTAATGTATTTCTGGCTTCTAGCCTGATTATTTTCAAGTATTTTTGGCTTCTATACTAACTCATGAAAAACCTAGAAAATAATATCCAGAAAATAAAAAATTGACCAAATATAATTCTTTATGCTATCATTAAGTGTGTTTATTTATGACCCCATTAGAGTCAAAAAAATAAGCAACATTAAGGGCAGTTTATTAAACATTATCTTGATTGTGATCTAAATAACAATTGTCATAATAATTCATGTTAATGTCAATAAAATTCTCCTCAATTATTTGTCGAATTCAATAAAATGGTTTGCTAAAATTTACAAAATCTAAGGAAAAAAATACCAAAAACAAGGAAAAAAAGAAAAAAAGACATCCACGATTATCTTTCACGGATGATAGATATAGGAGAAGCTACGAACTATTAGGAAACTATTACTAGCAAAAACTAAATTATTAACGGTAATAAATTCCATCGTAATCTTTTATAACTATGTCAAAAAACAAAAACATGAAATCATCTTTAGTTATTCTCTATCACCGTCAACCCTATGACGAAGTAATTAAAAATGGTAAAACATTTTACCAAGACAAAAAAAGCCCCAATGGCATTGTACCAACCCTAAGAAGTTTCTTCAATAATGTAGATAAAGGTACATGGATTGCATGGCGACAAATTTTAGCAGAAGAACAGGAAGTATTCCAACGGACTGTTAATGTGGACTTAGATAATTCTAACTATAGCGTTGTGCGTGTTCCGCTCACAGAGCAACAGGTTAAAGATTTCTACCATATCACGTCCAAAGAAGCATTTTGGCCTATTCTGCACTCTTTCCCTTACCATTTCACCTCAGAATCATCAGAGTGGGAAAATTTTAAACATATTAACAAGCTATTTGCTGAGGCGGCTTGTGAAGAAGCTGCCGAAGATGCTTTGATTTGGATTCATGACTACAATCTTTGGTTAGTGCCTCAATATATCAGGGAAATGAAGCCTAACGCCAGAATTGCTTTCTTCCATCATACTCCTTTCCCTTCGGTAGATATTTTTAATATTCTTCCTTGGCGCCAAGAAATTGTCAAAAGTTTACTCTGTTGTAATGTGGTGGGTTTTCATATTCCCCGTTATGCCGAAAATTTCGTTAATGTCACCCGTAGTTTACTTCCCGTGGAAGTGTTAAAAAGGGAAGATGTAACGGGTCATTTTACCACCTCTGGAACAGCATTGGCAGAACCAGAAATGGTAACAAGACTAGGCTATGAAGGGCAAGAAGTCGCCATCGATGCTTTTCCTGTGGGTACAAATCCTGAATTTATCGATTCAATATTAGAGAAACCAGAAACTCAAGCACGATATGAAGAAATCCTCACAGAGTTAAACGGACGCAAATTAATTATTGCGGCTGGTAGGATTGATTATGTGAAAGGAAACCAAGAAAAATTGGAGGCCTTCGGGCGCTTGTTGGAGCGTCGCCCTGAGTTACACGGCAAGATAAACTTTATGGTGAGTTGTGTCGAACCGGCGGCTGGAATGAGAATATATCGTGAGACACAGAATCAAATCGAACAGTTAGTCGGTCAAATTAATGGACGTTTTGCTCGTTTAGATTGGACACCAATTATCCTCTTTACTCAACCCATTCCCTTTGCTGATTTACTTTGCTACTATAAAGCAGCAGATATTTGTTGGACTACCCCCCTCAGAGATGGTTTAAATCTCGTAGCGAAAGAATATGTTTGTACCCACAAAGATACTACAGGCGTATTGGTACTGTCTGAGTTTGTGGGCGCTGCGGTGGAGTTACCCGAAGCGGTGTTAACTAACCCTTACTCCGTGCGCCTTATGGATAGTACCATTGATCAGGCTTTGGATATGTCTGAGGAGGAACAGAAACAGCGTATGGAGGCAATGTATAAAACCGTTAGTACCTACGATGTCAAATATTGGGGAGATCGTTTATTGAAGGTGTTTGCTGATATTAAATGTTAATTCTCATGGTTTCTCAAGGCAAGGGGTTTAAACCCCTTGTTAAGCAGGGCGTTTTCATTCTCAAAAATGTTAGTTTCTCAAACTAGCCAATAATCTGAAATTCAGAGGTTTTTAACTACTAATAAATCAATTAATAGTAAAAAATCCTCCTGTCTCCCTGAATCTCCCCCCTTTTTAAGGGGGGTTGGGGGGGATCATCCTTATATTGTCTTCTTGTCAAAAACAAATCAATTTTGATCCTGACTTTGAAAACACCCTGCTTGTTAAGCTAGGCAACTATGGTTAAAATGGTAAAGTTGACTAAATACATAAATTTACTATAAGTAATTACTAAGAATTATGGCAGTACCAAAGAAGAAAACATCTAAATCAAAAAGAGACCAACGTAAGGCACATTGGAATAAAAAAGCTAGAATCCAAGCTCAAAAGGCTTTATCTCTAGGGAAGTCGGTTTTAACTGGTAAATCTAACAGTTTTGTTTATCCTACTAAAGATGAAGAAGAAACCGAAGCATAGTAATTTTGATGCTTAATTTCTCAGACAAATATCCTTAAAACCCTTCTGATAACAGAGGGTTTTTTTGTTGATAAAATTTTTGCTCAAATATATCAAGCCCTACACCAACCGTGTAATGAATTACACGGCTAACGGGATTACGTTCAATAAATTGAACTAAGATTATTTTTAATGGCTCTTCTACGGTAGTTGTGATAAATTAATGAAAAAATTATGTTATTCACGAAGAATCTCAAACCTTGATTTTTGGCTAAATTGAGTAAGTTTTGTTACGGCTAGAAGCCTGAAATACGATTAGAAGATGTTATTTTTTGGAGATGTCCAAAGCGCTACGAAAGTTAAGCTAAGATAATTGCATACTTTTTATACTCCATCGATGAAAGTAATTCAGCGCCAAGATTGGTTTTTAAATTTTTTAGTAATCTTACTCAGTGTTTTGGGGTGTACTATTATTTATAGTACACAGATATTAGAGCAGGGGGATAACTGGATACAGCAAGGGATAATGGTGACGGTGGGGGTTATTTTGATGCTGGGAATATCTCAGTGGCGTTATGATTTGTTGCTCAATACCCATTGGTATCTTTACATTATTACTAATATTTCTCTGTTAATTGTTATTTTTGCTGGTGTTACTGTTAACGGCGCCCCTCGCTGGATTAATATTGCTGGGTTTAATGTCCAACCGTCAGAGTTCGCTAAATTAGGCATTATTATTACTTTAGGGGCAATACTGCATCAAGAAGATGCCTCTCGATTGTCCAGTATTTTTAAAGCCATCGCCGTGGTTATTTTACCTTGGGGCTTAATTTTCATTCAACCGGATTTAGGCACATCCTTGGTGTTTGGAGTCGTTACCCTCGTGATGTTTTATTGGGCTAATGCCAATCTTGGTTGGATACTATTGATGATGTCGCCCTTTTTTTCTGCTTTTCTCTTTAACCTTTTCTTGCCTAGTTGGTTAATTTTTGTGGTTTTAATGTTACTCATTGCATGGTTTACCTTACCTGATCGAGCTTTATGGGCTACTTTTGTCTTATTCATTAACTATGGTGCTGGATTGGGGGGAGGGGCGCTGTGGAATTTACTAAAAGACTATCAAAAAGCGCGCATCACCCTATTTCTTAACCCCGAACAAGACCCCCTAGGAGGGGGTTATCATCTAATTCAATCCAGAATAGCTATTGGTTCAGGGGGAATGAGGGGGCATGGTTTTTTACAAGGCAGTCAAACTCAGTTAAATTTTGTGCCAGAACAACACACCGACTTTATTTTCAGCGCCCTTGGCGATCAATTTGGTTTTATCGGTGCTATGGTACTCTTAGCCTTATACTGGCTCATGTGTTGGCGTTTAGTGGTTATTGCCACTAACTGCCGAGATAATTTTGGTTCATTGATTGCCGTGGGAGTGTTAGCCATGATTATCTTTCAAGTCGTAGTTAACATCGCCATGACTATCGGATTAGCGCCCATCACCGGCATACCCTTACCATTGCTCAGTTACGGGCGCTCATCGTTACTGACCAACTTCCTAGCCTTCGGTTTAGTGCAATCCGTAGCCCGTTTTCGAGTCATCAAAAGGGCAAGGGGCAATGGATAATTGCTAATAATCCTCCCCTTCTCCCCTTTCTCCCTTTCTCCCTTTCTCCCTTTCTCCCCTTCTCCCCTTCTCCCCTTCTCATAGTTGATGAACAAAAAAAAGATTGACAAGCGCCCTCCAAAAAAGCTATGATGGTGAATTGTGAGTTTTGGACAAAATAAAAATCAATGTCTCTAAATGCAAAAGCCATAATCCAGTCCATCGAGGCGGATTATCTGAAAGAAAAAAGCTCATTACCATCCCTCAATGTCGGCGATACCGTAAAAGTCGGTGTACGCATCCAAGAAGGCGGTAAAGAGAGAGTACAACCCTTCGAGGGAACAATTATCGCCATGCGCAATGGTGGTATCAGCGAAACTATCACCGTCAGAAAAATATTCCAAGGCGTAGGAGTAGAAAGAGTATTTCTCTTACACTCTCCCAAAGTAGCTGGAATTACAGTTATTCGTCGGGGTAAAGTCAGACGAGCTAAGCTCTATTATCTCAGAGATCGAGTCGGTAAAGCAACTCGCATTAAACAGCGTTTTGATCGACCGATTGATAAAGCTCCCAAAGCAACAAAAGCTAAGTAGTTTCTGACATGGTCTGAAGAGCATGATTAACCACTCACACCAACTACAGCCTTCATGGTTGTAGTGTTTAATACTTGACAAATAAACTAAAAGTCAGTTATAGTATTAAGACATACGTCCTTAGTTCAGTTGGTAGAACGTTGGTCTCCAAAACCAAATGTCAGGGGTTCAAGTCCTCTAGGACGTGTTGGCTAAAAAGGTTAATATTGTTGTGCTTCAGAGAGCCTATAATAGAGATTCAATCGCGAATCAATACGTAATCTCATTAGGAATTTCTATGACTAACAGTAAAGAAACTATCAAGCAAAACGATCAAGATAAAAAAGTCGATAAATCAACATTTATCAAAGAAACTCAACAAGAATTAGCAAAAGTGGTTTGGCCGTCTCGCCAACAGCTTTTAAGCGAATCTGTAGCGGTTATTTTGATGGTAATATTAGTTGCCTCATTGATTTATCTCATGGATAACATATTTAGCTGGTCAGCAGGGAAGGTGTTTTAATGGGTTTAAACTCAGAAAATGATTCCGAACAGGTAAAAACAGTTGCCGTTGGCAAACCACGCTGGTATGTCGTACAAGTGTCAGCTGGGTGTGAAAAAAAAGTTAAAACTGATATTGAACAAAGAACTAACGGTTTTGATTTAGCAGACCGAGTTTTACAGGTTCGTATCCCC from Cyanobacterium sp. T60_A2020_053 includes these protein-coding regions:
- the rplS gene encoding 50S ribosomal protein L19 — translated: MSLNAKAIIQSIEADYLKEKSSLPSLNVGDTVKVGVRIQEGGKERVQPFEGTIIAMRNGGISETITVRKIFQGVGVERVFLLHSPKVAGITVIRRGKVRRAKLYYLRDRVGKATRIKQRFDRPIDKAPKATKAK
- a CDS encoding 50S ribosomal protein L32 → MAVPKKKTSKSKRDQRKAHWNKKARIQAQKALSLGKSVLTGKSNSFVYPTKDEEETEA
- the rodA gene encoding rod shape-determining protein RodA: MKVIQRQDWFLNFLVILLSVLGCTIIYSTQILEQGDNWIQQGIMVTVGVILMLGISQWRYDLLLNTHWYLYIITNISLLIVIFAGVTVNGAPRWINIAGFNVQPSEFAKLGIIITLGAILHQEDASRLSSIFKAIAVVILPWGLIFIQPDLGTSLVFGVVTLVMFYWANANLGWILLMMSPFFSAFLFNLFLPSWLIFVVLMLLIAWFTLPDRALWATFVLFINYGAGLGGGALWNLLKDYQKARITLFLNPEQDPLGGGYHLIQSRIAIGSGGMRGHGFLQGSQTQLNFVPEQHTDFIFSALGDQFGFIGAMVLLALYWLMCWRLVVIATNCRDNFGSLIAVGVLAMIIFQVVVNIAMTIGLAPITGIPLPLLSYGRSSLLTNFLAFGLVQSVARFRVIKRARGNG
- the ggpS gene encoding glucosylglycerol-phosphate synthase produces the protein MKSSLVILYHRQPYDEVIKNGKTFYQDKKSPNGIVPTLRSFFNNVDKGTWIAWRQILAEEQEVFQRTVNVDLDNSNYSVVRVPLTEQQVKDFYHITSKEAFWPILHSFPYHFTSESSEWENFKHINKLFAEAACEEAAEDALIWIHDYNLWLVPQYIREMKPNARIAFFHHTPFPSVDIFNILPWRQEIVKSLLCCNVVGFHIPRYAENFVNVTRSLLPVEVLKREDVTGHFTTSGTALAEPEMVTRLGYEGQEVAIDAFPVGTNPEFIDSILEKPETQARYEEILTELNGRKLIIAAGRIDYVKGNQEKLEAFGRLLERRPELHGKINFMVSCVEPAAGMRIYRETQNQIEQLVGQINGRFARLDWTPIILFTQPIPFADLLCYYKAADICWTTPLRDGLNLVAKEYVCTHKDTTGVLVLSEFVGAAVELPEAVLTNPYSVRLMDSTIDQALDMSEEEQKQRMEAMYKTVSTYDVKYWGDRLLKVFADIKC
- the secE gene encoding preprotein translocase subunit SecE: MTNSKETIKQNDQDKKVDKSTFIKETQQELAKVVWPSRQQLLSESVAVILMVILVASLIYLMDNIFSWSAGKVF
- a CDS encoding serine/threonine protein phosphatase, which produces MTEKTQKRYVIGDIHGHYDALSGLLDGIAPSSEDEIYFLGDLIDRGNQSAQVVSFVMENNYPCLLGNHEVMLLESFTENGLNHSAFQSWLHNGGYPTIASYRNKIPPEHLDWMRSLPLYLDLGDYWLVHAGLDPLMPYQKQTSDQFCWIRGDFHGIPKPYFQDKIIVIGHTITFTFPGVKPGKLVSGEGWIGIDTGAYHHGQGKLTALELNEQIVYQVDSFGKKFSRTAFDEMVTKINPQNLSAKRSKLFF